GATATGCCGAATGTATTCTCCTTGATCCTGATGGTTATGTCGCTGAGGGGACAGGAGAAAACGTGTTTATTGTGAAAAAGGGGGTCTTAAAAACGACTCCCTTGACCTCTATCCTTGACGGGATTACCCGGAATTCGATTCTTGAATTGGCGAGAGCCCAAAAAATCCCGGTGATTGAGGAACGGTTTACCAGGGATGCGATGTATGTAGCAGACGAAATATTTCTCACCGGAACAGCTGCCGAGGTTACACCCGTTCGCGAATTGGATGATCGAAAAATTGGCGAAGGTAAGCCAGGGCCTCTCACAAAATCGCTGCAGGATGATTTCTTTAGAATTGTGCGTGGCGAAAATGCGGCTTATGCCAATTGGCTGACTCCTATTTAGGAGTTTCGCTTCCAACAGGTGGCCTCATGACCATGGGCCATTCCACCAGTTTTCCAGCTGTTAAAGTAGTTGCCGACTCACCAAAGGAAATAGTTTATGGAGTTGTCTGGGGGGCAGTCGTCTCTGCTGCTGGATCAACTGCGTCGGTTTCCGTTGGAGGAGTTGCCGCAGGAGTCGACGGAGAAGACGATTCATGATGGGAGGTTGGGTGAAGATCTATCACTGTGGACGAAGTGTTGGCCTGTTTAGAAAGTAGAGCCAGGCTTAGGGATGTCAGCATAAACACAATAGCCGCTCCCACGGTGATTTTACTCAAAAACGTACCGGGGCCTCGACTTCCAAACACCGTTTGAGAAGATCCCCCAAACGATGCGCCGATCTCAGCGCCTTTTCCTGCTTGGAGCAAGATGGCGGCAATCATGAGAAAACAAACTATGATATGAAGAATGACAGTCAAAGTATACATAATGTGTGCGCGTTTATTGCCGTGTTTATGGTTAATTGTCAGTAGCTAATGCGGCTATCTTAACAAAGGATTCTGAATCCAAACAAGCTTTTCCCACGAGAGCCCCATTTATTTGTGGAGATTGAAAGAGGCTTTTGGCATTTTCCTTGGTCACGCTCCCCCCGTAAATGATTCTGGTTTGATTGGGTTTGATGCCCCATTGCGTGGCAAGAAAGGACCTGATTTCTCCATGGACTTCGGTCGCCTGGTCGACAGTAGCCGCCTGGCCGGTTCCAATGGCCCAGACCGGTTCGTAGGCGATGGTGATTTTTGCTAGATCGTTTGATTCGAGACCCTTGAGGCCGTTTTGTAATTGATGTTGAATGACTGCCTGCGTTTTATTGGATTGGCGTTCTTCCAGACGTTCCCCGACACATAATATTGGTAACAGGGCATGGTGGAGGACGGCGTGGACTTTTTTGTTAATATCCTGGTCGGTTTCTCCGAAAATATGGCGTCGTTCGGAATGCCCAATAATGACATAGTGACAACCCACGTCCCGTAACATGGGGGGCGAAATTTCTCCGGTAAAGGCGCCTTCGTCATTTGCACAGGTATTTTGTGCGGCCAATTTGATTGGTGTGGAATCCAGCAGGCTTGAAACTGCGGGCAACGAAATGAATGGGGGAGCGATGGCCAATTCTACCGAGGCCTGTGGTTGATACATCCGGAGAATATCCTTCACCAGCGACTTGGCCTGGGAAATGGTCTTGTGCATTTTCCAATTGCCGACAATGAATCGACGCAACATGGGGACCTCTTAATTTTTGGAAGAAAAAAAGCGGGTCGCTGAGATCAAAAACGATCGGGTAAGGCTGCAAGTCCCGGCATATGCTTGCCTTCCAGGAGTTGGAGTGCGGCACCACCACCGGTGGAAATGAAGGACATACTTTCCGATTCTCCTGCTCGATACACGGCGAGAGCCGTATCCCCACCTCCTACTATCGTCTTGGCATAGGCATTGGCCACAGAATGGGCCATTGCATAGGTCCCGCGGGAAAATGCATCCCGCTCAAAGACTCCCATGGGGCCATTCCACAAAATCGTTTTGGCGTTTTCGACCGCTTCGCTGAAAAGGCGTACTGAGGCCGGCCCGATGTCCATGCCATACCAGCCAGCGGGGATTTCCTGTACCGGGACAATTTTTGTTTCCGCTTCAGGATCGAGGCTTGCGGCCACGACACAATCCACGGGGAGATAAAATTTAATTTTTTGAGCCATCGCCTGTTCGTGAATGCGTTTGGCAAAATCCAGCATATCTTTTTCGACGAGAGATTGGCCGATCTCCAAACCCATGGCTTTGATAAAGGTAAAGGCCATGCCGCCACCGATGATGACTTTATCAACCACCTTGCCAAGATTTTCAATGACCCCGATTTTCCCAGAAACTTTTGCCCCTCCCAAAATGGCTACAAACGGACGAACGGGGTTCTCCACCGTGCCTTCCAAGGCTTCGACTTCCCGTTTCATCAGAAATCCTGCTGCGGATACTTTGACATATTTGGTGATGCCAACGGTTGAGGCATGAGACCGGTGGGCGGTTCCAAATGCGTCATTGATGTACACATCTGCCAACGAGGCCAATTGTGCTGAGAATTGGTCGTCGTTTTTTTCTTCTTCCGGATGAAAGCGCAGGTTTTCTAATACGACCACATCGCCGGGTTTGGCTTTATTGACGACCGCCTCAACTGCCGGCCCGATGCAATCGCCAACAAATTCGACCGGTTTATTCAACAGTCGCTGGAGCCGCTTGGCGACGGGAGCCAGGCTGAGCGACTGGTCGATGGTTCCCTTTGGGCGTCCTAAATGAGAGCAAAGAATGACGACAGCGTTTTCATCCACTGCACGGTTGATGGTTGGAAGGGCCGCCCTAATCCTGGAATCGTCAGTGATTTGGCAGGCTTCATCAAGTGGAACATTAAAATCCACGCGTATGAGTACGCGTTTGTTCCGAAGGTCAACCTGATCAATCGTTTGTTTTTTAAGGTGCTTCATGCCTTCCTTTCCCTTCCGGTGTTGATGGCTGCTTGTCGGGGGAAAGCCGGATGTTCCTTAATGAATGCGAATGTATCAATGTTGAGCAAGAACCTTGATCAGGTCGTGCAAGCGGCATGAATACCCCCATTCATTGTCATACCAGGCAAACACTTTGACGAGCCGTTTATCAATGACTGAAGTGAGAGGTGTGTCCACGGTGGCTGAGTATGAACACCCATTGAGATCACTTGAAACAATGGGAGCTTCAGAGACCTGCAAGTACCCTTTTAGCGAACTCTGAGCAGCTTGTTGAAAGGCCGCGTTCACCAGTTCCGCATCACAATCTCGTTCGACTTCAACAGAAAGATCAATGAGCGACACATTTGGAGTTGGCACTCGAATGGCTACGCCGTCAATTTTCCCTTTTAATTCCGGGATGACCAGGTACAAAGCTTTGGCCGCTCCGGTGGATGTGGGAATCATGGATAAATTGGCGGCCCGGGCCCGTCGTAAATCCTTATGAGGCAAATCAAGCAATTGTTGATCGTTGGTATAAGAATGGATGGTGGTCATGAACCCATGCCGGATGCCGAATTCCTGTAAAAGAACCTTCGAAACAGGAGCAAGACAATTCGTCGTACAAGAGGCGTTGGATATGATGGTATGTTGCTGAGGGTTGTAGTTGGAGTCATTCACTCCTAATACAATTGTGATA
The sequence above is a segment of the Nitrospira sp. MA-1 genome. Coding sequences within it:
- the secG gene encoding preprotein translocase subunit SecG produces the protein MYTLTVILHIIVCFLMIAAILLQAGKGAEIGASFGGSSQTVFGSRGPGTFLSKITVGAAIVFMLTSLSLALLSKQANTSSTVIDLHPTSHHESSSPSTPAATPPTETDAVDPAAETTAPQTTP
- the tpiA gene encoding triose-phosphate isomerase, yielding MLRRFIVGNWKMHKTISQAKSLVKDILRMYQPQASVELAIAPPFISLPAVSSLLDSTPIKLAAQNTCANDEGAFTGEISPPMLRDVGCHYVIIGHSERRHIFGETDQDINKKVHAVLHHALLPILCVGERLEERQSNKTQAVIQHQLQNGLKGLESNDLAKITIAYEPVWAIGTGQAATVDQATEVHGEIRSFLATQWGIKPNQTRIIYGGSVTKENAKSLFQSPQINGALVGKACLDSESFVKIAALATDN
- a CDS encoding phosphoglycerate kinase, with product MKHLKKQTIDQVDLRNKRVLIRVDFNVPLDEACQITDDSRIRAALPTINRAVDENAVVILCSHLGRPKGTIDQSLSLAPVAKRLQRLLNKPVEFVGDCIGPAVEAVVNKAKPGDVVVLENLRFHPEEEKNDDQFSAQLASLADVYINDAFGTAHRSHASTVGITKYVKVSAAGFLMKREVEALEGTVENPVRPFVAILGGAKVSGKIGVIENLGKVVDKVIIGGGMAFTFIKAMGLEIGQSLVEKDMLDFAKRIHEQAMAQKIKFYLPVDCVVAASLDPEAETKIVPVQEIPAGWYGMDIGPASVRLFSEAVENAKTILWNGPMGVFERDAFSRGTYAMAHSVANAYAKTIVGGGDTALAVYRAGESESMSFISTGGGAALQLLEGKHMPGLAALPDRF
- the gap gene encoding type I glyceraldehyde-3-phosphate dehydrogenase, with product MSIRVAINGFGRIGRNFFRTCFNDPAIEIVAINDLTDSKTLAHLLTYDSIHGKFQADVQCGPDFLTVNGKQTQILAIKDPQALPWKEHQIDFVIESTGRFTDRKGAGLHISAGAKRVIISAPAKDPDITIVLGVNDSNYNPQQHTIISNASCTTNCLAPVSKVLLQEFGIRHGFMTTIHSYTNDQQLLDLPHKDLRRARAANLSMIPTSTGAAKALYLVIPELKGKIDGVAIRVPTPNVSLIDLSVEVERDCDAELVNAAFQQAAQSSLKGYLQVSEAPIVSSDLNGCSYSATVDTPLTSVIDKRLVKVFAWYDNEWGYSCRLHDLIKVLAQH